TCATCCCCAAGGCTGCACACTACGACGAGAGCGCCGAGTATCCCTGGGACATCGTGAAGAAGGCCCACGAAGTCGGCCTGATGAACCTGCATGTACCCGAAGACTTCGGCGGCCTGGGCCTGGGACTGCTGGACTCCGTCATCATTGCCGAAGAGCTCGCCCGCGGCTGCACCGGCATTTCCACCGCCATGGAGGGCAACGCCCTGGCCTCGGCGCCGGTTCTCGTCGCGGCCAATGACGACCAGAAGAAGCGCTTCCTCACCCCGCTTACCGAGGAGCCGATCATGGCTGCCTACTGCGTGACCGAGCCCGCGGCCGGCAGTGACGTGGCCGGCATCAAGAGCTTCGCCGAAAAGAAGGGCGACGAGTACATCCTGAGCGGCGAGAAGATGTGGATCACCAACGCGTCGGTGGCCAACTGGTATTTCGTCCTTGCCTACACCGACCGCGAGGCCGGACACAGGGGCCTGACGGGCTTCCTCGTCGACGCCAAGAGCGAGGGCGTGCAGGTCGGCAAGAAGGAAAACAACATGGGCCAGCGCTGCTCCGACACGCGCGGCATCCGCTTCGAAGAAGTGCGCATTCCCAAGGAGAACGTGTTGGGCGCCGAGGGACAGGGCTTCAAGATCGCCATGAAGGCTTTCGACATCACACGGCCTGAAGTCGCTATGCTCGGCGTGGGCCTGGCGCGCGCGGCCCTCGAACACTGCGTCCGCTACTCCAAGGAACGCCAGACATTCGGTCGCCCCATCGCCCAGCACCAGACCATCGCGTTCATGATGGCGGACATGGCCAAGAACATTGAAGCCGGCCGCCTGCTGGCCTACCGCGCGGCATGGGCCTTCGACCAGGGCGAGCGAAACAGCTACTACGCCAGCGTGGCCAAGTGCTTCAATGCCGACATGGCGATGGAAGCAGCCGTCAACGCCGTGCAGATTTACGGCGGTTACG
This region of Chrysiogenia bacterium genomic DNA includes:
- a CDS encoding acyl-CoA dehydrogenase family protein gives rise to the protein MIGFGLSDEQKALQELAKDFTENEIIPKAAHYDESAEYPWDIVKKAHEVGLMNLHVPEDFGGLGLGLLDSVIIAEELARGCTGISTAMEGNALASAPVLVAANDDQKKRFLTPLTEEPIMAAYCVTEPAAGSDVAGIKSFAEKKGDEYILSGEKMWITNASVANWYFVLAYTDREAGHRGLTGFLVDAKSEGVQVGKKENNMGQRCSDTRGIRFEEVRIPKENVLGAEGQGFKIAMKAFDITRPEVAMLGVGLARAALEHCVRYSKERQTFGRPIAQHQTIAFMMADMAKNIEAGRLLAYRAAWAFDQGERNSYYASVAKCFNADMAMEAAVNAVQIYGGY